In a genomic window of Punica granatum isolate Tunisia-2019 chromosome 6, ASM765513v2, whole genome shotgun sequence:
- the LOC116211598 gene encoding phenylalanine--tRNA ligase beta subunit, cytoplasmic, whose protein sequence is MPTVSVGRDRLFAALRRTYTREEFEDLCFSFGIELDDVTSEKEIIKKERHLEEEEEAEEPVASKEVIYKIEVPANRYDLLCLEGIAQALQIFNRQEEVPNYTVAAIPKESMLRMHVRAETSQIRPYIVCAVLRGITFDEASYNSFIDLQDKLHQNICRRRTLVAVGTHDLDTLEGPFTYEALPPPSINFVPLKQVKNFRADELMEFYKSDLKLKKFLHIIENSPVFPVLYDSRRTVLSLPPVINGAHSAITLKTKNVFIECTATDLRKANIVLNTLVTAFSTYCERKFEVEPVEVIYADGKSYICPDLSIYRMDVPVSYITDSIGVSLEAEEVTSLLQRMQLSAEESVSPDGKSKITVSIPPTRSDVLHPCDVMEDVAIAYGYNNIPKRKPASLKPLPLNQLSDLIRLEIATNGFTEVLTWILCSYKENFDMLNRKDDKSTAVIIGNPRSADFEVVRTSLMPGILKTVGQNKDHPKPIKIFEVGDVTLLDDSKDVGATNRRQLAALYCGTNSGFELIHGLVDRIMEVIGTPFVTVGDDSGYYIQLSDEPEFLPGRQASIIYKGKHFGNFGIVHPEVLNNFDIPDPCSFVELNIESFL, encoded by the exons ATGCCGACGGTGAGCGTGGGGCGGGACCGCCTCTTCGCCGCTCTCAGAAGGACCTACA CGCGAGAGGAGTTCGAGGACTTGTGTTTCAGCTTCGGGATTGAGCTAGACGATGTG ACGTCGGAGAAAGAAATCATCAAAAAGGAGAGGCaccttgaagaagaagaagaagcagaagaacCGGTCGCCAGTAAGGAAGTTATCTACAAGATCGAAGTCCCTGCTAATCG ATATGATTTGCTTTGCCTCGAAGGGATTGCTCAGGCCCTCCAAATATTTAATAGGCAGGAGGAAGTACCAAATTATACCGTCGCCGCGATTCCCAAGGAATCAATGCTCAGAATGCATGTCAGAGCAGAG ACATCACAGATTCGTCCATATATCGTTTGTGCTGTCTTGAGGGGCATAACTTTTGATGAAGCAAGTTACAATAGTTTCATTGATCTTCAAGACAAGCTCCATCAGAATATCTGCAG GCGGAGAACGCTTGTTGCAGTTGGGACTCATGACTTGGATACACTGGAGGGCCCTTTCACATATGAG gCATTGCCGCCTCCAAGTATAAATTTCGTGCCCCTTAAACag GTGAAAAACTTCAGAGCTGATGAGTTGATGGAGTTTTACAAA tcagatttgaaattgaagaagtTCTTGCACATTATCGAGAACTCTCCTGTGTTCCCTGTCTTGTATGATAGCAGAAG AACTGTACTGTCTTTGCCCCCAGTTATAAATGGTGCTCATTCAGCTATAACTTTGAAGACGAAAAATGTGTTCATTGAATGTACAGCCACTGACTTGAGGAAGGCCAATATTGTTTTAAACACACTG gTGACGGCCTTTTCAACATATTGCGAAAGGAAGTTCGAAGTTGAACCAGTTGAAGTGATATATGCCGATGGCAAGTCATACATTTGCCCTGATCTCTCAATTTACAGGATGGATGTCCCTGTATCTTATATCACAGATTCAATTGGAGTTTCTTTGGAGGCTGAGGAG GTCACGAGTCTGCTTCAGCGCATGCAATTGAGTGCTGAGGAGTCGGTGTCCCCTGATGGAAAAAGCAAGATCACTGTATCTATACCCCCAACAAGAAGTGACGTGCTCCATCCATGTGATGTTATGGAG GATGTTGCAATTGCCTATGGATACAATAATATTCCGAAGAGAAAGCCAGCATCTCTGAAGCCCCTGCCCTTGAATCAGCTCAGTGATCTCATCAGATTGGAG ATTGCGACAAATGGTTTTACTGAGGTCTTGACATGGATATTATGCTCGtacaaagaaaattttgatatgTTGAACCGGAAGGATGACAAATCAACAGCAGTTATCATTGGAAATCCTCGCTCCGCTGATTTTGAG GTTGTTCGGACTAGTCTTATGCCAGGGATACTGAAAACTGTAGGACAAAACAAAGACCACCCCAAGCCTATTAAG ATATTTGAAGTGGGTGATGTAACACTGCTGGATGACTCGAAAGATGTGGGTGCAACAAATCGACGTCAACTTGCTGCACTATATTGTGGCACCAACTCAGGATTTGAG TTGATTCATGGCCTGGTGGACAGAATCATGGAAGTGATTGGGACTCCTTTTGTCACTGTTGGTGACGACTCTGGTTATTATATCCAGCTCTCAGAT